The Sphaerisporangium siamense genome includes the window GCCGTCGGCGACGTCAACGGCGGGCAGCAGCACCAGCGACATGTTCACGACCTCCGGTCGAATACGACGGTGACGAGCACCGGGACGAGCAGAAGGGACAACACCAGGACGCCCACCCGGGCGGCCCAGCCATCGAGCAGAATCCACGCCAGGGCCTGGACCAGCACGAACAGCACGGCCACGACGGCGTTCTGCGCGCGCTGCCGCCGGGCGATCAGGCCGCCCTGGCGCGCCACGCGCACCGGCCGGGGCACCAGCGCCAGCAGGCGCCCGCGCCGCCGGCGCCACCGGGCCGACCGTGCGTGCCGCTCGGCGCGCCGCGCGGCCAGCCGCTCTCGTTCGGCCTCGCGCTCGGCGCGGCGGCGGGCGCGCTCCTTGCTCACGCGGGGCCGCCGGGGACGGCGCCGGGTAAGGACGTGCCCGCGCTCACAGCGTGCCCAGCCAGTTCTTCAGCAGCGCGGCCCCGGCGTCCCCGGACTTCTCCGGGTGGAACTGCGTGGCCGACAGGGGGCCGTTCTCGACCGCGGCGACGAACGGCACGCCGTGCTCGCCCCACGTGACCAGCGGCGGCCGGAACCCGGGCCCGGCCTCCAGCTCGAACTTGCGCACCCCGTAGGAGTGGACGAAGTAGAAGCGCGTGGCGGCGTCGAGCCCGGCGAACAGCGCCGACCCCTCCGGGGCCTGCACGGTGTTCCAGCCCATGTGCGGCAGCACGGGGGCCTCCAGCCGCTCGACGACGCCCGGCCACTCGCCGCAGCCCTCCGCGCGCCGGCCGTGCTCGACGCCCTCGGCGAAGAGGATCTGCATGCCGACGCAGATGCCGAGCACGGGCCGCCCGCCGGCCAGGCGGCGGCCGATGATCTGCTCGCCCCGCACGGCCCGCAGGCCCGCCATGCACGCGGAGAACGCGCCCACGCCGGGCACGACCAGCCCGTCGGCGCCGAGCGCGGTGTCGAAGTCGGAGGTCACCGTGACCGCGGCGCCGGCGCGGGCCAGCGCGCGCTCGGCCGAGCGCAGGTTGCCCGAGCCGTAGTCCAGGACGACGACGTTCACCACCACAGCACCCCCGCGACGAAGGCCAGCACGGCTCCGGCCCCGACGAGGACGGCGCCGGACTTGATGCCCTGCCGGGCGAAGGAGAACGCGCCGCCGACCAGGAAGAGCCCGACGGCGATCATCGCGATGGCCGTCCAGTTGGAGGTCACAGGACTCCCTTGGTGCTCGGCACGCCGGTGGCGCGGGGGTCGCGCTCGGCGGCGGCCCGCAGCGCGCGGGCCAGCGCCTTGAACTGGGCCTCGACGATGTGGTGGGCGTTACGCCCGTACGGCACGCGCACGTGCAGGCAGACGGCGGCCTGGGCGACGAACGACTCCAGGATGTGGCGGGTCAGCGTGGTGTCGTAGTCGGGGCCGATCATCGGGGCCATGCCCTCGGGCTCGGTGTGCACGAGGTAGGGGCGGCCCGACAGGTCGACGGTGACCTCGGCGAGCGCTTCGTCCAGCGGGCAGGA containing:
- the hisH gene encoding imidazole glycerol phosphate synthase subunit HisH → MVVNVVVLDYGSGNLRSAERALARAGAAVTVTSDFDTALGADGLVVPGVGAFSACMAGLRAVRGEQIIGRRLAGGRPVLGICVGMQILFAEGVEHGRRAEGCGEWPGVVERLEAPVLPHMGWNTVQAPEGSALFAGLDAATRFYFVHSYGVRKFELEAGPGFRPPLVTWGEHGVPFVAAVENGPLSATQFHPEKSGDAGAALLKNWLGTL
- the hisB gene encoding imidazoleglycerol-phosphate dehydratase HisB gives rise to the protein MTSPAVREPRPRTGRVERTTKETSVLVEVGLDGTGRVDVATGVGFFDHMLAQLGKHGLFDLTVKTDGDLHIDSHHTIEDTALALGAAFREALGDKSGIRRFGNASCPLDEALAEVTVDLSGRPYLVHTEPEGMAPMIGPDYDTTLTRHILESFVAQAAVCLHVRVPYGRNAHHIVEAQFKALARALRAAAERDPRATGVPSTKGVL